One window of the Eucalyptus grandis isolate ANBG69807.140 chromosome 8, ASM1654582v1, whole genome shotgun sequence genome contains the following:
- the LOC104457024 gene encoding uncharacterized protein LOC104457024 isoform X3 yields METQEASPAKSLGTRHRCSACYKQYKKKEHLIAHMKVSYHSVHQPKCDICYKHCKSLESLREHLIGPLPKANCSNIFSERGCDLCLKLFDSQSALTEHRETCCLPAPCPFEMISVSSIDSQVHISDPVDGCNYDDWQQGRPKTIALDCEMVGGGSDGSLDLCARVCLVDEDENLTFHSYVQPQIPVTDYRYEVTGLTEEQLRDAMPLKEVRERILEILYNGESIGKVRLDGGKARLLVGHDIEHDLDCLRMNYPDHLLRYEVFFMVQVMDKKEHQFPYGGRCRGYRQIWSINENKFG; encoded by the exons GCACAGGTGCTCTGCATGCTACAAGCAATACAAGAAAAAGGAGCATCTTATTGCCCACATGAAGGTCTCCTACCACTCTGTTCATCAGCCCAAATGTGACATTTGCTATAAGCACTGCAAATCTCTAGAGTCATTAAGGGAGCATCTCATTG GTCCTTTGCCCAAAGCAAATTGTTCGAACATTTTCTCTGAACGAGGATGTGATCTTTGTCTGAAACTTTTTGATAGTCAGAGTGCCCTTACGGAACATAGAGAAACATGTTGTCTACCTGCACCTTGTCCATTT GAAATGATTTCTGTATCTTCTATAGACTCCCAAGTCCATATTTCTGATCCAGTTGATGGATGCAACTATGATGATTGGCAACAAGGAAGACCTAAGACAATTGCCCTGGATTGTGAGATGGTGGGTGGCGGAAGTGATGGATCTCTTGACCTTTGTGCTCGGGTATGCCTTGttgatgaagatgaaaatttgaCATTCCACAGTTATGTACAGCCCCAAATTCCTGTTACTGATTATAG GTACGAAGTAACTGGGTTAACAGAAGAGCAACTTAGAGATGCCATGCCACTAAAGGAAGTCCGAGAAAGAATATTGGAAATTTTGTACAATGGCGAGTCCATTGGGAAAGTCAGGTTAGATGGAGGAAAGGCCAGGCTACTGGTAGGTCATGACATAGAGCATGACCTGGACTGCTTGAGAATGAACTACCCAGATCACCTGCTGAGGTATGAGGTGTTCTTTATGGTTCAAGTGATGGATAAAAAAGAGCATCAGTTTCCATATGGAGGACGATGCAGG GGATACCGCCAAATATGGTCCATTAATGAGAACAAATTTGGTTAG